TCGATCGGATCGTGATCGTCGCGGTCTCTCATGTGTGCCGCTTTAGCGCGGTCCCGTCAAAAGGTTTCTGTCACTGTCAATCCCCGAATCCCGAGAGGTCCGCTGGCTCGCCGCCCGCCGATCAGCGGTCGAAACCGACGCCGAGCGCCTCGTTGGTCCGCTCGATGCTCTCGCGGGCGTCCGCGGTCCCCAGCACGGCCCGGATGGCGTCCACGTTCTCGGGTACCACGTCGGACTCCTGGTGGATCGCCTGGAACAGGTAGAGTTCGTCGCCGCCCTCCACGGTGATCGACTCGCCCCAGATGGCGTTCTCCCAGACGTCCCCGCGGGGCCGGCCGGCGTCGAGCGCGAACTCCTTGAGCTTGCCCGAGCCGTCGATCCCCATGTGCTCGGGGATGACGAACAGCCGCGACTCGCCCTCCAGCAGTTCCCGGACGCCCTCGGTGTCGGCGTCCGATCCGAGTTCCACGTTGACGCTGTGGGTGTGGGTCAGCGTCGCCGGCACCTTCATCCCGAGCGTGTCGATGTCCAGATCCGGGAAGATGGTGTTGACGTCCGGCCCGTGGTGGGAGGGGATGGTCACCGGATCCGGCAGCGTGTCGTTGATCGGCCCGCGGGAGGACTGGGCGGGGTCGCCGCCCCGGCGGACCAGCGTCGCGCGCACCTTCTCGACGCCGTACTCGTCCTCCAGGGCCGCGACGAGCCGCGAGAGCCCCGTGGTGTTACAGGAGACCACGCGCGTGTGGTCGGCTCCCTCGGCCTCGGAGAAGTTCGCGCGGGCGTTGAAGCTCACGTCAACCAGGTCGGCGTCCTCGCCGCCCTGGTAGAGCGCGGGCGTGTCGTACTCCTCGTACATCGCCTTGTTCTCGGCGCCGATGCCCGAGGGCGTGGTGTCGACGACGATGTCGCTCGCCTCGACCAGTTCCTCGACCTCGCCGGCCAGTTCGATGCCGGCCGCCTCGAACTGCTCGACGCGGTCCGGGACGGCGGCGTAGAGCGGGTAGTCGTTGGCGACGGCCCGCTCGGCCTCGAAGTTGGGGCGCGTCTTGGCGACGCCCACGACGTCCATGTCCGGCTGCGCGCGGACGGCGTCGGCCACCCGCTTTCCGATGGTCCCGTACCCGTTGATTCCGACCTGAACGCTCATGTCCGGTTGTCCCATAGCGACGCGCATAACCGTTTCGAGGTTCGATGCCCGGGATTCACTCGGTGGCGAGTCAGTCCTCGCTCGGCCCCCGATCGAGACCGTCGGAGACGCAACGACTAATCGGGCGGACCTCCCAGTCACCGCCATGACACAGCCCCGACTCCGGGCCCCGGCCGAGACGGCCGTCCGGAAGTGCATGCGACTCCAGTCCGACGAGTCCTGCCTGATCGTCACCGACCACGAGCGCCAGCCCATCGGCGAGGCCCTCTACGAGGTGGCCAACGAACGCACGGACGACGCGAGTATCATCCGCTACCCCCCAGGCGAGCAACACGGCGCCGAACCCCCGGCGGCCGTCGCCGCCGCCATGCAGGCTCCCGACGTGGTGCTCGTCCCGACGAAGAAGAGCCTCACCCACACGAAAGCACGCTCGGACGCCACCGCGGCGGGCGCCCGCGTCGCCACCCTCCCCGGGATCACCGAGGAGGTGTTCGTCACGGGCCTCGACGCCGACTACTCGGAGATCAAGCGCCACTGCGAGGACCTCTACGCACAGGTTCGCGGAGCGACGAACGTCCGCGTCCGGAC
Above is a genomic segment from Halorientalis sp. LT38 containing:
- a CDS encoding type II glyceraldehyde-3-phosphate dehydrogenase is translated as MSVQVGINGYGTIGKRVADAVRAQPDMDVVGVAKTRPNFEAERAVANDYPLYAAVPDRVEQFEAAGIELAGEVEELVEASDIVVDTTPSGIGAENKAMYEEYDTPALYQGGEDADLVDVSFNARANFSEAEGADHTRVVSCNTTGLSRLVAALEDEYGVEKVRATLVRRGGDPAQSSRGPINDTLPDPVTIPSHHGPDVNTIFPDLDIDTLGMKVPATLTHTHSVNVELGSDADTEGVRELLEGESRLFVIPEHMGIDGSGKLKEFALDAGRPRGDVWENAIWGESITVEGGDELYLFQAIHQESDVVPENVDAIRAVLGTADARESIERTNEALGVGFDR